One window of the Ammospiza nelsoni isolate bAmmNel1 chromosome 17, bAmmNel1.pri, whole genome shotgun sequence genome contains the following:
- the SMCR8 gene encoding guanine nucleotide exchange protein SMCR8: protein MISAPDVVAFTREEELEDDLYREPPLPEEYSVPLFPFSGQGANPWAKVAGSKFTRDFILISEFSEQVGPQPLLTIPDDAKVSGTFDLNYFSLRIMSVDYQASFVGHPPGSAYPKLNFVEDSKVVLGDSKEGAFAYVHHLTLYDLEARGFVRPFCMAYISADEHKIMQQFQELSTEFSKASECLKTGNRKAFANELEKKLKDLDYTRTVLHNETEQQKKANDKGYYTTQAIEKANELASVEKSIIEHQDLLRQIRSYPYRKLKDSEFHPYEPECALDRADAGSHDQDPTASEPGETHLYTHVPSYTPKLIKAKSAKCFDKKLKTLEELCDVYFFTQTLDQLHHIERTFRGDVCYLLTEQISRALLKQQSVTNFLFEDVSFLDGKPPEKQYRGCQGLGQDAMDEKCLEESLAPKVVISLGSYKSSVECVPIKMEQEMEDSEEPKMSESVMSEQQENLDYLDADIKGSISSGESIEVLGTEKSGSGLTKSESQASLPAMASPQAGRSKVGSRRTVSEDSIEVLSTCPSEALIPEDFKASYPSAINEEPYADDDEGGLRFTPRANPGAHDGQDDVSKQESLVQVDAACCIGKESPSFLEPLAEQLGQRPCEEDGVVRIPPQPYRGPAEQGLRGGFPSHQALSGGLLPYEPDSRRLTGSREVSKSSLDECSDSTSLISSAASTCSDRTPSPAQPACAAAADRHRKRAGQNALRFIRQYPFAHPAIYSLLSGRTLVVLGEDEAMVKRLVTALSIFVPSCGGYAKPVKHWVTSALHLVDFQKWKLIGLQRAVSPGGVNVLHALSRYSRYLSILDADSKTLRCPLYKGSVVARLADHRTQIKRGSTYYMHVQSILTQLCSKAFLFTFCHHLHLPISEREPEESVVSRRMNFLKLQLGLANEDVKIVQYLAELLKLHYIQEPGQGGNPLLRFDYVPSFLYKI from the exons ATGATCAGCGCCCCTGACGTGGTGGCCTTCAccagggaggaggagctggaggatgaTCTGTACCGCGAGCCGCCCCTGCCCGAGGAGTACTCGGTGCCGCTGTTCCCCTTCTCCGGCCAGGGCGCCAACCCCTGGGCCAAGGTCGCCGGCTCCAAGTTCACCCGGGACTTCATCCTCATCTCCGAGTTCTCGGAGCAAGTGgggccccagcccctcctgacCATCCCCGATGACGCCAAAGTGTCGGGCACCTTCGATCTCAATTACTTTTCCCTGCGGATCATGTCTGTGGACTACCAGGCATCCTTCGTGGGGCACCCTCCCGGCTCTGCCTACCCGAAGCTGAACTTTGTGGAGGATTCCAAGGTGGTGCTGGGGGACTCCAAGGAAGGGGCCTTTGCCTACGTGCACCACTTGACCCTGTATGACCTGGAAGCCAGGGGCTTTGTGAGGCCCTTCTGCATGGCCTACATTTCTGCTGACGAGCACAAAATCATGCAGCAGTTTCAGGAACTTTCCACCGAGTTCTCCAAAGCCTCCGAATGCCTGAAGACGGGGAACCGGAAAGCGTTTGCCAACGAGCtggaaaagaaactgaaagacCTTGACTACACCAGGACCGTCCTGCACAACGAGactgagcagcagaagaaagccAACGACAAGGGGTACTACACAACCCAGGCCATTGAGAAGGCCAACGAGCTGGCCAGTGTGGAAAAGTCAATCATAGAGCACCAAGACCTGCTGAGGCAAATCCGGTCGTATCCCTACAGGAAGCTGAAGGACTCTGAATTCCACCCCTACGAGCCAGAGTGTGCCCTGGACCGGGCTGATGCGGGCAGCCATGATCAGGACCCGACTGCCTCTGAGCCTGGTGAGACTCACCTTTACACCCACGTGCCATCCTACACCCCCAAACTCATCAAAGCCaagtctgccaagtgctttGACAAGAAGCTGAAGACGCTGGAGGAGCTCTgtgatgtttattttttcacCCAGACCCTTGACCAGTTGCACCATATCGAGAGGACTTTTCGAGGAGATGTTTGTTACCTCCTGACAGAGCAGATCAGCCGGGCTCTCCTCAAGCAGCAGAGTGTCACCAACTTCCTCTTTGAGGATGTGTCTTTCCTGGATGGAAAACCTCCTGAAAAACAGTAcagaggctgccaggggctcGGCCAAGATGCCATGGATGAAAAGTGTTTGGAAGAGTCCCTTGCTCCCAAAGTGGTCATCAGCCTGGGCTCCTACAAATCCAGTGTGGAGTGTGTGCCCATCaagatggagcaggagatggaAGACTCTGAAGAACCCAAGATGTCTGAGTCGGTGAtgtctgagcagcaggagaaccTGGACTATCTGGATGCAGATATCAAAGGCAGCATCAGCAGCGGGGAGAGCATTGAGGTGCTGGGCACGGAGAAGTCGGGCTCTGGGCTGACCAAGTCGGAGAGCCAGGCCAGCCTGCCCGCTATGGCCAGCCCCCAGGCCGGCCGCAGCAAGGTGGGCAGCCGGCGCACGGTCAGCGAGGACAGCATCGAGGTGCTCAGCACGTGTCCCTCCGAGGCCCTCATCCCAGAGGACTTCAAAGCCAGCTACCCAAGTGCCATTAACGAGGAGCCCTACGCGGATGATGACGAGGGAGGCCTTCGCTTCACCCCCAGAGCCAACCCGGGCGCGCACGACGGGCAGGACGACGTCTCGAAGCAGGAGAGCTTAGTGCAGGTGGATGCTGCCTGTTGTATCGGGAAGGAGAGCCCCAGTTTCCTGGAGCCGCTGGCcgagcagctggggcagaggccGTGCGAGGAGGACGGCGTGGTGCGGATCCCGCCGCAGCCCTACCGGGGCCCGGCCGAGCAGGGGCTGCGCGGGGGCTTCCCCTCCCACCAGGCCCTCTCGGGGGGGCTCCTGCCCTACGAGCCCGACTCGCGCCGCCTGAcgggcagcagggaggtgagTAAGAGCAGCCTGGACGAGTGCTCGGACTCCACCAGCCTCATCAGCAGCGCCGCCTCCACGTGCTCCGACAGGACCCCGTCCCCGGCGCAGCCGGCGTGCGCGGCGGCCGCGGACAGGCACAGGAAGAGGGCCGGGCAGAACGCGCTGCGCTTCATCCGCCAGTACCCCTTTGCCCACCCCGCCATCTACTCCCTGCTCAGCGGCAGGaccctggtggtgctgggagagGACGAGGCCATGGTCAAGAGGCTGGTGACGGCGCTCTCCATCTTCGTGCCCAGCTGCGGTGGGTACGCCAAGCCCGTGAAGCACTGGGTCACCTCCGCTCTGCACCTGGTGGATTTCCAGAAGTGGAAGTTGATTGGACTGCAGAG GGCAGTGTCCCCTGGCGGGGTGAACGTGCTGCACGCCCTGAGCCGCTACAGCCGCTACCTGAGCATCCTGGACGCCGACAGCAAGACCCTGCGGTGCCCCCTGTACAAGGGCAGCGTGGTGGCCAGGCTGGCCGACCACCGCACCCAGATCAAGCGGGGCAGCACCTACTACATGCACGTGCAGAGCATCCTCACCCAGCTGTGCTCCAAAGCCTTCCTCTTCACCTTCTGCCACCATTTGCACCTCCCCATCAGCGAAAGGGAACCGGAGGAATCCGTCGTGAGTCGCAGGATGAACTTCCTAAAGCTTCAGCTGGGCCTTGCCAATGAGGATGTCAAAATCGTGCAGTACTTGGCCGAGCTGCTGAAGCTGCACTACATTCAGGAACCGGGGCAGGGGGGGAACCCCCTGCTCAGATTTGACTATGTGCCCAGCTTTTTGTACAAAATCTAG
- the TOP3A gene encoding DNA topoisomerase 3-alpha, with product MNVSVQLLRRASMLPQPWRCFSRAAEEVALQRIRKVLCVAEKNDAARGIAELLSNRRMRRREGFSKFNKIYEYDYQMFGQNVTMVMTSVSGHLLAHDFIMPFRKWHSCNPLALFDAEIEKYCPENYLDIKRTLEREIQQCQALVIWTDCDREGENIGFEIIHVCRAVKPNLQVFRARFSEITPHAVRAACENLTQPDQRTSDAVDVRQELDLRIGAAFTRFQTLRLRKIFPDILADQLISYGSCQFPTLGFVVERFKAIQAFVPEAFYKIKVTHDHEDGSVVFSWKRNRLFNHTACLVLYQMCMEDPVATVVDVVSKPKSKWRPLPLDTVELEKLASRKLKINAKETMTIAEKLYTKGFISYPRTETNIFPKELNLSALVEQQTQDPNWGGFAQRILDEGGPTPRSGTKSDQAHPPIHPTKYASNLQGNEQRLYEFIVRHFLACCSQDAKGQETTVEIDIANEQFIAQGLMILARNYLEVYPYDKWSDKVIPLYHKGSRFQPTTVEMVDGETSPPLLLTEADLIALMEKHGIGTDATHAEHIETIKTRMYVGLTADQRFLPGQLGMGLVEGYDSMGYEMSKPDLRAELEADLKLICEGKKDKSVVLQQQVQKYKQVFIEAVARANKLDQALAQYLGEAAEVPEQDEVYPATPLSVRKCPQCNSDMVLKTRKNGGFYLSCMGYPACKTAVWFPDFVVDVTRDDSICDVCKPHPVHRLKFKFKKGSVPPVMPLEFVGCIGGCDEMLKELLDLKYLHRSSQPAPSTPQPGHHLQANHSLNRSSSETRQARGTSNQARGHLLSISSSRTPRAAPPAAPPAAADDGNAVVCNCGSEALLLTVRKDGPNKGRQFYKCGSGSCNFFLWADEQPQDRGSSTPLQPAAGRTPAGFQRPGGGREPLGSSSWDTGGGSGGGTVCMCDQPAVTRTVQKDGPNKGRQFHTCPKPREQQCGFFQWADENVAPGPSGDDSLNHFGSNGYSRGLGSKAKRPGNLSSVSAAKKPRTCSICHQPGHTRKTCPLNH from the exons ATGAACGTGTCCGTGCAGCTGCTCCGCAGGGCCAGcatgctgccccagccctggcgcTGCTTCTCGCGGGCCGCGGAGGAGGTGGCGCTGCAGAGGATCCGCAAGGTGCTGTGCGTGGCCGAGAAGAACGATGCTGCCCGGGGCATCGCCGAGCTGCTCTCCAACAGGAGGATGCGGCGG cGAGAAGGGTTTTCCAAGTTCAACAAAATCTATGAATATGACTACCAGATGTTTGGCCAG AACGTTACCATGGTGATGACATCCGTGTCAGGACATTTACTGGCTCATGATTTTATCATGCCATTTCGCAAATG GCATAGCTGCAACCCTTTAGCTCTTTTTGATGCTGAAATTGAGAAGTATTGCCCTGAAAATTACCTGGATATCAAG AGAACCCTTGAACGAGAAatccagcagtgccaagccctGGTGATCTGGACTGACTGCGACCGAGAAGGAGAGAACATTGGCTTTGAGATCATCCACGTGTGCAGAGCTG taaAGCCAAACCTGCAGGTGTTCCGAGCACGGTTCTCTGAGATCACCCCTCACGCTGTCAGGGCAGCCTGTGAGAACCTCACCCAGCCCGACCAGAGAACCAGCGACGCCGTGGACgtcaggcaggagctggaccTCAGGATAG GTGCTGCCTTCACCAGATTCCAGACACTGAGGCTGCGGAAGATCTTCCCTGATATTTTAGCAGATCAGCTGATCAGCTATGGCAGCTGCCAGTTCCCCACACTGGGATTTGTAGTTGAACGCTTCAAAGCCATCCAGgcttttgttcctgaagccttcTACAAAATTAAAG TGACCCACGACCATGAGGATGGCAGCGTGGTCTTCAGCTGGAAGAGGAACCGGCTCTTCAATCACACGGCATGCCTGGTCCTTTACCAGATGTGTATGGAG GATCCGGTAGCGACTGTTGTTGATGTTGTGAGCAAGCCAAAGAGCAAATGGAGGCCCCTGCCCCTGGACACTGTG GAACTGGAAAAATTGGCTTCCCgcaaactgaaaataaatgcaaaggaAACAATGACAATAGCAGAAAAACTCTATACTAAAGG GTTCATTAGTTACCCTCGAACTGAGACCAACATTTTCCCCAAGGAGCTGAACCTGTCTGCCTTGGTagaacagcaaacacaggaCCCAAACTGGGGAGGGTTTGCACAGAGGATTTTGGATGAGGGTGGGCCAACTCCTCGGAGTGGAACCAAATCTGATCAGGCTCACCCTCCCATTCACCCCACAAAATATGCCAGCAACCTGCAG GGCAATGAGCAGAGACTCTACGAGTTCATCGTGCGCCACTTCCTGGCTTGCTGCTCTCAAGATGCCAAAGGACAGGAAACAACTGTGGAGATCGACATTGCCAACGAGCAATTCATTGCTCAAGGACTCATGATCCTGGCCAGAAATTACCTGGAAGTGTATCCTTATGACAAGTGGAGTGATAAG gtTATCCCTCTGTATCATAAAGGGTCTCGTTTTCAGCCCACCACGGTGGAGATGGTGGATGGGGAAACCAgtcctcccctgctcctcacagaagCAGATCTCATTGCTCTCATGGAAAAACACGGCATTG GGACTGATGCCACCCACGCCGAGCACATCGAGACAATCAAGACGCGCATGTACGTGGGGCTGACGGCGGATCAGCGCTTCCTGCCCGGCCAGCTGGGCATGGGGCTGGTGGAAG GCTATGATTCCATGGGCTACGAGATGTCCAAGCCTGACCTTCGAGCTGAGCTGGAGGCTGATCTAAAATTGATCTGTGAGGGGAAGAAAGACAAATCTGTAGTGTTGCAGCAGCAGGTCCAGAAGTACAAGCAAGTCTTCATTGAAGCTGTGGCCAGAGCCAACAA GTTGGACCAGGCCCTGGCTCAGTAtctgggagaagctgcagaagtTCCAGAGCAGGATGAGGTGTACCCAGCCACGCCCCTTTCTGTTCGGAAATGTCCCCAGTGCAACAGTGACATGGTCCTGAAGACCAGGAAGAACGGCGG GTTCTACCTCAGCTGCATGGGCTATCCAGCCTGTAAAACTGCAGTCTGGTTCCCTGATTTTGTGGTGGATGTGACCAGGGATGACAGCATCTGTGATGTGTGTAAACCCCATCCAGTTCACAG acTGAAGTTTAAATTCAAGAAGGGCAGTGTTCCCCCTGTGATGCCCCTGGAGTTCGTTGGCTGCATTGGAGGCTGTGATGAGATGCTGAAAGAGCTTTTGGACCTCAAGTACTTGCACAGATCATCCCAACCTGCACCATCCACCCCCCAACCCGGGCACCACCTGCAGGCCAACCACTCCCTGAACAGATCCAGCAGCGAGACCAGGCAAGCCAGGGGGACCTCAAACCAGGCACGGGGACACCTGCTCTCCATCAGCTCCTCCAGgacccccagggctgctcctccagctgctcctccagctgctgcagacgATGGCAATGCTGTGGTGTGCAACTGTGGCAGCGAGGCGCTGCTGCTGACCGTGCGCAAGGACGGCCCCAACAAGGGCCGCCAGTTCTACAAGTGCGGCTCCGGCTCCTGCAACTTCTTCCTCTGGGCTGAcgagcagccacaggacagaGGCAGCTCCACGCCGCTCCAGCCCGCTGCTGGAAGGACCCCAGCAGGATTCCAGAggccaggaggaggcagggagcccctgggaagcagcagctgggacactGGAGGTGGCAGTGGTGGTGGCACGGTGTGCATGTGTGACCAGCCCGCGGTGACGCGCACCGTGCAGAAGGACGGCCCCAACAAGGGGAGGCAGTTCCACACCTGCCCCAAGCCCCGCGAGCAGCAGTGTGGCTTCTTCCAGTGGGCAGATGAGAACGTGGCACCAG GCCCTTCTGGAGATGACTCTTTGAACCACTTTGGCAGCAATGGATACTCCAGAGGCTTGGGAAGCAAGGCCAAGAGACCAGGAAATCTCTCCTCAGTATCTGCTGCCAAGAAGCCACGGACCTGCAGCATTTGCCACCAGCCTGGGCACACGAGGAAAACCTGTCCTCTGAACCactga
- the MIEF2 gene encoding mitochondrial dynamics protein MID49, whose amino-acid sequence MAAFWQQRGRRQESGGLGSVLDGLGSVFDVLLANARLVLGVSGAAVLAIATLAVKRLIDRATSPRDEGDPKAEQKSLEDSWQDLALIKTTPKPAKKQRREDLSEPLLSPARPVVPDPRGPSAPLGAPQVQSSPLRCLTLQEKLLSHSTQLAVPEFQVSLVPQLARSICSQLQNFLRSKFPELPFGRLSLSGALLDGLEVLAADHVHLMLPLVLDSGLWSLISGEDTVVRNPQYWMIKRIDLGYFPRGCSPWDRFMVGRYLSSSVLNETLHKLLVASINWPAIGGLLGCAIHPVVASRELKLEVKHDQVDLSITLLPVVEMEDKVLLAVPPEGPVENLWLESFYRAEVSRLKELDAADSGARQLCLRILNGVCKRQPRLHKLGGSPLSHLILQLSDTTSDWAQESLADRFQQVLEELVASLEKGVLPCYFNPKINLFSGLVEEEIDEMGFVLYRAITEPEVLLK is encoded by the exons ctgggcGTCAGCGGCGCTGCCGTGCTGGCCATCGCCACGCTGGCCGTCAAGAGG CTGATCGACCGAGCCACCAGCCCTCGGGATGAGGGTGATCCCAAAGCTGAGCAGAAATCCCTGGAGGACAGCTGGCAGGACTTGGCATTGATCAAGACAACACCAAAACCCGCCAAGAAGCAGAGGAGGGAAGACCTCAGCGAGCCCCTGCTGTCTCCAGCCCGGCCCGTGGTGCCAG ATCCCAGGggcccctctgcccctctggGGGCTCCTCAGGTGCAGTCCAGCCCGCTGCGCTGCCTCACGCTGCAGGAGAAGCTCCTCTCACACAGCACCCAGCTGGCCGTGCCCGAGTTCCAAGTGTCCCTTGTCCCACAGCTGGCCAGGAGCATCTGCAGCCAACTGCAGAACTTCCTGAGGAGCAaattcccagagctgcccttcGGCCGCCTGTCCCTCAGCGGGGCCCTGCTCGATGGCCTCGAGGTGCTGGCAGCTGACCACGTCCACCTCATGCTCCCGCTGGTCCTCGACTCCGGGCTCTGGAGCCTCATCTCAGGGGAGGACACCGTGGTGAGAAACCCCCAGTACTGGATGATCAAGAGGATCGACCTGGGCTATTTCCCTCGTGGGTGCAGCCCCTGGGACAGGTTCATGGTGGGCAGGTACTTGTCCTCCAGCGTGCTCAACGAGACCCTCCACAAGCTGCTGGTGGCCTCCATCAACTGGCCTGCCATCGGTggcctgctgggctgtgccatccACCCCGTGGTGGCCTCCCGGGAGCTGAAGCTGGAAGTCAAACACGATCAGGTTGATCTCAGCATCACCCTCTTGCCAGTGGTGGAAATGGAGGACAAGGTTCTTCTGGCTGTTCCTCCTGAAGGACCGGTGGAAAACCTGTGGCTGGAGAGCTTTTACAGGGCAGAGGTGTcgaggctgaaggagctggatgCTGCTGACTCCGGGGCTCGGCAGCTCTGCCTGCGCATCCTCAACGGCGTCTGCAAgaggcagcccaggctgcacaaACTGGGGGGCAGCCCCCTGAGCCACCTCATCCTGCAGCTCAGTGACACCACCTCAGACTGGGCACAGGAGAGCCTTGCTGACAGGTTCCAGCAGGTGCTCGAGGAGCTGGTGGCTTCCCTGGAGAAAGGAGTCCTGCCTTGCTATTTCAACCCCAAAATCAACCTGTTCTCGGGGCTCGTGGAAGAGGAAATTGATGAGATGGGCTTTGTGCTCTACAGGGCCATAACTGAGCCAGAGGTCCTGCTGAAGTGA